One genomic segment of Allocatelliglobosispora scoriae includes these proteins:
- a CDS encoding MFS transporter, which translates to MTVTVDDGAPAAQPSTRRERVGWYFYDFANSAFSTTVISVFLGPYLTAIAENAAGCGDTCDGQVLHPLGIPVAPGSLFAYMVSLSVLLQVVVLPVVGAIADRSSHKKQLLALLAYIGSGATIAMLFLTGDRYLVGAVLFLIANIAFGASIVVYNSFLPQLAGPDERDKVSSIGWALGYIGGGLLLLLNLVAIIALPDVDKGLIARWSIVSAGVWWAAFTTLPLLRLKNRPATGGERRGSALVDGFRQLGHTIRSLKAYPLTLFFLIAFLIYNDGIQTVITMASVYADKYLGLPQEVQLQTILIVQFTAFGGAMALGALAKRIGAWKTVLFSLAMWTVVLVIAFFLPKNQALPFLLLGMLLGIVLGGSQALSRSLFSQLIPAGKEGEYFGLYEISDKGTSWLGPLLFGLTYQLTEDYRVAIISLIAFFVIGFVALLAVPMRKAIVAAGNTPPEVL; encoded by the coding sequence ATGACCGTCACCGTGGACGATGGCGCACCCGCCGCGCAGCCCAGCACCCGCCGCGAAAGAGTGGGGTGGTACTTCTACGATTTCGCGAACTCCGCGTTCTCCACGACGGTCATCTCCGTCTTCCTCGGCCCCTACCTGACCGCGATCGCCGAGAACGCCGCCGGCTGCGGCGACACCTGCGACGGGCAGGTCCTGCACCCCCTCGGCATCCCCGTGGCACCCGGCTCCCTGTTCGCCTACATGGTGTCGCTGTCGGTGCTGCTGCAGGTGGTCGTGCTGCCCGTCGTCGGCGCCATCGCCGACCGCTCCTCCCACAAGAAGCAGCTCCTCGCGCTGCTCGCCTACATCGGCTCCGGCGCCACCATCGCCATGCTGTTCCTCACCGGCGACCGGTACCTCGTCGGCGCGGTCCTGTTCCTCATCGCCAACATCGCCTTCGGCGCCAGCATCGTCGTCTACAACTCGTTCCTGCCGCAGCTCGCCGGCCCCGACGAGCGCGACAAGGTCTCCAGCATCGGCTGGGCCCTGGGCTACATCGGCGGCGGGCTGCTCCTGCTGCTGAACCTCGTCGCGATCATCGCGCTGCCCGACGTCGACAAGGGCCTCATCGCCCGGTGGAGCATCGTGTCGGCCGGTGTCTGGTGGGCGGCGTTCACCACCCTGCCGCTGCTGCGCCTGAAAAACCGCCCCGCGACCGGCGGCGAACGCCGCGGCTCGGCCCTCGTCGACGGGTTCCGGCAGCTCGGCCACACCATCCGCAGCCTCAAGGCGTACCCGCTGACCCTGTTCTTCCTGATCGCGTTCCTCATCTACAACGACGGCATCCAGACCGTCATCACCATGGCGTCGGTCTACGCCGACAAGTACCTGGGCCTGCCGCAGGAGGTGCAGCTGCAGACGATCCTCATCGTCCAGTTCACCGCGTTCGGCGGCGCCATGGCCCTGGGCGCGCTCGCCAAGCGCATCGGCGCCTGGAAGACGGTCCTGTTCAGCCTCGCCATGTGGACCGTGGTCCTGGTCATCGCGTTCTTCCTCCCCAAGAACCAGGCCCTGCCGTTCCTGCTGCTCGGCATGCTGCTCGGCATCGTCCTGGGCGGCAGCCAGGCCCTGAGCCGGTCCCTGTTCTCCCAGCTCATCCCCGCCGGCAAGGAGGGCGAGTACTTCGGCCTCTACGAGATCTCCGACAAGGGCACCAGCTGGCTCGGCCCGCTGCTGTTCGGCCTGACCTACCAGCTCACCGAGGACTACCGGGTCGCGATCATCTCCCTCATCGCGTTCTTCGTCATCGGGTTCGTGGCGCTGCTCGCGGTGCCGATGCGCAAGGCGATCGTCGCCGCCGGTAACACCCCGCCGGAGGTGTTGTAG
- a CDS encoding lysophospholipid acyltransferase family protein codes for MSSPSIQRWRSPLVWRFAQWVARGAVALVARLEVTGDVPAELRDGPLILAGNHIGPFDPIPIGAATGLLGVHPRIMATGGLFRAPVIGPLMRAAGHLRVNRTRVDPSEPAAGAAVDDALAALAAGSVVFAYPEGRITLDPHLWPERGKTGLARLALAADVPVIPVAQWGSHEVLPYAAPTGMWPAVWASMRHRRTIRIHFGAPVDLSGLVLGRPGDAMRATDRIIAAIRDNLVPLRADEPGAPRHTDPTRPADTTRTFR; via the coding sequence ATGAGCTCCCCGAGCATCCAGCGCTGGCGCAGCCCGCTCGTCTGGCGTTTCGCGCAGTGGGTGGCGCGCGGCGCCGTGGCCCTCGTGGCCCGCCTCGAGGTGACCGGCGACGTCCCGGCGGAGCTGCGCGACGGGCCGCTCATCCTCGCCGGGAACCACATCGGACCCTTCGACCCGATCCCGATCGGGGCGGCGACGGGCCTGCTCGGCGTACACCCCAGGATCATGGCCACCGGCGGCCTGTTCCGGGCGCCGGTGATCGGGCCGCTGATGCGCGCGGCCGGGCACCTGCGCGTCAACCGCACCCGCGTCGACCCGTCGGAGCCCGCCGCCGGCGCCGCGGTCGACGACGCCCTCGCCGCGCTCGCCGCCGGGTCGGTCGTGTTCGCCTACCCGGAGGGCCGCATCACCCTGGACCCGCACCTGTGGCCCGAGCGCGGCAAGACGGGCCTGGCCCGGCTGGCGCTCGCCGCCGACGTGCCGGTGATCCCGGTCGCGCAGTGGGGGTCGCACGAGGTGCTGCCCTACGCTGCGCCGACGGGCATGTGGCCGGCGGTGTGGGCGAGCATGCGGCACCGCCGCACGATCCGGATCCACTTCGGCGCCCCGGTGGACCTGTCGGGGCTGGTCCTGGGCCGTCCCGGCGACGCGATGCGCGCCACCGACCGGATCATCGCCGCGATCCGCGACAACCTGGTGCCGCTGCGCGCCGACGAGCCCGGCGCCCCCCGCCACACCGACCCGACCCGCCCGGCCGACACCACCCGCACGTTCCGCTGA